A stretch of DNA from Halioglobus japonicus:
CGCGCTGTGAAAAGAGATTATCGAACAACATTTCCCGACTACCAATGACGCGAATCGTCGTGGCACACAGAGAATCAACAATCGAAACGGTCGACCGCCGTATAAAACTGTAGAGCCTCGGCAGCCATGCAAAAAATCGAAAGACAGGCCACAAAAAGAGGACCAAACCGTGGATTGTTCACTCAATGTCGGCTGCGAGGCCACGGACTCGCACCAAACCCGCCTATACCTATAACCGTAAGGCAATTTCATCAAGGAATACAAAATGACTACTCATCTTACGAACAGCATCCGGCCATTAATCGACGAGGAAATCTCGACTGTATCGGGCGGGATAGCCCCCATTGTAGTGGCCGGAGCTTCGCTGGCCATGAACTCAGCCGTACGCTCACTGGGAACAGCTCTGGTCAGCCGCGGTCTCGCCGTGTATGCGATCTACGATGCCGCGAAGTTCGCCGGCGGTTCAGGAGGGAGCACCAAAAGAGCTGCAGACGAAACGACAGCGAACTAACCGCTTTGTGCCGCGAGCCTAAATGGGTTCGTGGCATTCAATTTTGTGAACTAGAATCAATGAAGCTCAAACAGGTAGGTTGACTGTGAGAACGACAAGACAGTGCCCCGAATGTGAATCTGGCAAGGTTCAGATCGCAGCCATTAGAGATGGCGCGAGATGCGACTACTGCCATTCCAATATAGAGGCAAACTTCGGCTGTTCCATTGTTGCGCCATTCGCGCTTGCAGGCCTGATGATGATGGCTTATCGACTCGAGTTGGACTATCTGGGCCACTTTCTGCTCGGCCTCCTACTCGTCTACGCGATCTATCACAAGTTCATCACTTCTCACTGGTTCCCACTGAAGTGTTATGAGGATGCGTGGTAAACCAAGCAAGCCAAAGCGCACTGAAGTCTTTAGGGCAAAAACATCGAGCGCAACGCGCTCCAAGGAAACGTCATGAAAGCTAAATGCACACAGAAAAGAGAGATCTCGACAAATGAAGCGGTGCTTGTAGCCGGCGGCAATGCCAGCTCCTACTCGCACATTGCCCCACCTTCACCTAGCAATCTATTCTCACGACAAATAACGCCCCCGTCGCACAGTGCTTCGCCGCGCTCTACCGCATCGCGGGCGTCATTCGAACCCTAGCAGAATCTGAAACCAGACAGACAAGAGGGCTATCTAATGACCCGTCTCTCAAACGCATTTCTATTCGCCCTGACATGCTTCATCGTGGTAGTCATCGCGACCGACCTACAAGTCTATGCATCAGCCACACCAGAGAGAAAAGAGTTCCTGCTGGCCCTCATACCCATAAAGTACACACTGCCATTGGCGGTATGGCTGATCGCCAGCGCTTTCGCCCGGTGGAAGCCGGGCGCAAGCCGCATGAAGGAACGCGAAGAGTAGCTACTGCTCTTCGCGCTTACCCTCTACCCAATTCGACACCATTTGCTCCAGCACGGGCAACGGGACTGCACCGCCGCCAAGCACCGTGTCGTGAAACTCGCGAATATCGAACTGCTCACCCAGGCGGCATTCGGCATCCGCTCTCAACGCCTGAATTTTCAACATGCCGGCTTTGTATGAGGTCGCCTGCCCAGGCGCCACCAGGTAGCGCTGGATCTCGGAGCGAACAGCGCTCTCAGGAATAGCCGAATTATTCAGCATGTAGTCCACAGCCTGCTCCTCACTCCACGCTTTCGCGTGCAGGCCTGTATCAACCACCAGCCGAATCGCGCGCCAGATCTCTGCTACCAGCCGCCCGAAGTTATTGTACGGGTCCTGGAACGCGCCCATTTCCAGCGCCAGGTATTCCGAGTAAAGTGCCCAGCCTTCCCAATAGGCTGAGTAACCCACATTGTTGCGGAACTGGGGAATGCCCGTCAGCTCTTTGGCGATCGACAACTGCATGTGGTGCCCCGGGCTACCCTCGTGGTATGCAGTGGTCTCCAGATCGGTCTTGTTGTAGGCCGTCATGTCAGATAAATGGATATAGTAAATACCCGGCCGCGATCCATCGGCGGTACCCACCTGGTAAAACTGGGCCGCACCATCCTGCTCACGATAGGGCTCTACCCGTTTCACTTCCAAGGGTGATGTGGGCAGAATCCCAAAGTACTCGGGAAGCTTAGGCTCCAGTTCCAGGAGCAGGCGTTTCACATCGACAATATAGGCTGCACGCCCCGCATCGGTATCGGGGTAATAGAAGCGCTCATCGTCACGGACGTAGGCAAAGAAATCCTGCAGACTGCCCTTGAACCCCACCTCACGCATAATTGTCGCCATCTCTGCCTGAATGCGCGCCACTTCAGTGAGACCCAGTTGATGGACTTCTTCCGCCGACATATCGGAATGCGTATAGAAGGCCAGGCGCTCTGCGTAGTAGGCGTCACCATCAGGCAGGCTGTGCACACCTTTCGGGCTCGCAGAGGTATTTTCGATATCACCTTCATGCCAGGCGATGAGTGCCTCATAGGCAGGCTGAAAATCTTCGCGCAGGGCCTGCGCGAGTGCTTCTGTCAGCGCGTCCTTACGCCTGGCGTCGATAGTGCCGGCATCGTGCAGGGCCGCAATCTTGGCAACACCATCTGCCCAGACGACAGACTCTTCACCCTCAGCGGCGAAAGGCTTCCCTGAAATAACGCCTCGAGACTCGGTAATAACCGTTTCATACGCGAAACGCGGTGGACGAATACCCATGGATGCGGCCTTCTGTGCCCTCACCAGTCCCTGACCCAGAGCACCAGCAAGGCCTTTGACACGCTCTATATAGGCCACCATGTCAGCGTCGGAATCTACGCGGTGATAATTCAGCAGAAAACGCACCGGATAGGTGTGCAGTGCCCGAAACTGGTCAAAGACATATCCGTGATACAGAAAAGGCAGCTGGGCGGCATCGCTGTCAGCGCGGAACGTCCAGAAGTCGAACGACACCTGTTCCTGGGGCGTAAGTGCATCGTAATCATAGAGTTGTGCCATCCGCGCAGCACTATCCACCAACGTCGCTGTCTCCTGCTCCTGCGCGGCTACGCTCCAGTCGTCTACCTGGTCGTATTTTTCCTTGCTCCCGTAGGCGGTCAGGGTCATGGGGCTGGCCTGCAGCTCCTGCTCGTAAGCCTGGTCCAGCCAGTTATTCAGGGGCGGCGGCTTCGGGCTGGCTGCCAGCACGGCGGTTTGGCCAACCAGCGATACTGCGACGGCGGCAATCAATGCACGCATGGTGATTTCCTTTGAGTGACAGATAAAAAAAAGGGATGGCAATAATGCCATCCCAAAGGGGGTTTGTAACAGCCTCGAGGCCGATCAGGCCGCCAGCGGCTTGCTGCGCGCAGAGTGCAGAATATCTTCTGCCAATGTCTCGGCAATAAGGTTGGTTTCGCGATGACTTTCGTCCGCACGCGTCAGTACCTGGGAAAGCGTATGTTCGATGTGATTAACGTGTTCACGCTTTTTCGCTTCAGTGGAGCCCACACGCTGATGATGCACATCGATAATACCGCCGGCGTTGATCAGAAAATCCGGGCAGTAAAGTATGCCGCGATCCATCAGGCGAGCACCGTCCTGCTCAGTCGCCAGCTGGTTGTTGGCCGCACCGGCCACAATTCCCGCGCGCAGTTGCTCGATCGACTGCACATTCAGTACCGCGCCCATGGCGCAAGGCGCAAATACATCCGCCTCCTCTGAGAGAATACTGCCGGGGTCAACCACGTGGATGCCGTGATCTGCCACTGCGCGGTCGATGTTGGCCTGATTCACATCGGCAGCAACAACTTCTGCACCGTCGGCGACCAGGAATTTGGCGAGGTAATAGCCCACATGCCCAAGCCCCTGCAGCGCCACGCGTACACCCCGGGTATCGCTCTGCCCCAAACGGTGTCTTACCGCTGCGCGGATACTGATAAATACACCCCAGGCCGTGCTGGGCGAGGGATCACCGCCAAATTCATTGTCGTCCATACCACTGACATGGGGCGTGCGTTCGGCCATCAGGCGGATGTCTGCAACGCCTGTTCCGGAATCTTCCGCAGCCACATAGCGGCCACCTTGGGAGTGGACAAAGTCACCCATCGCACGGATGAGTTCAGGGGTTTTGTCTTTGCGAGAATCGCCAATGATCACCGATTTACCGCCCCCAAAAGGCAGGCCCGCCAGAGCTGATTTATAAGTCATGCCACGCGACAGACGCAGCACATCATGCAGGGCGTCGTCTTCACTGACATAGGGGAACATTCGGCACCCCCCCACGGCGGGACCAAGTGTCGTACTGTGAACGGCAATAATCGCACGCAGGCCGGTGGCCTCGTCTCTACCAAAGGTAACCAGTTCATGGCTATCGAAAGCCGGTGCTGAGAAGATGGACATCCACTTATCCTCTATTGTGTTGTTATATCGATATCAGGCAGCGTTAACGAACTGCACAGTCTCTTCGGAAACATCCCCTTGGAAACGTTTCATGAATACATCCCGCTGGGCCAACACCCGCTCGCGATTGCGGTCCTTGACGTGGCCATAGCCGCGCAGACGGCGCGTATCATCCACCGCTTCTACCGCAGCCGCGTAGTTGCCATCGTCCAGACCACCCGCAAACTCCGCCAGCATGGCGCGAAACTCCGCCAGATCCTGACGCTCACGTTTGCGTTCTGCGGTATAGCCAAACACATCTAACGCAGAACCGCGCAAGCCGCGCAGCTTCGCGAGCAGACCGAAGGCTTTCATCATCCAGGGGCCGTAGGCCTGTTTCTGCAGATCACCCGTATCGGGATCACGCTTGGCCAGCAGCGGCGGAGCCATGTTGAAGCGCAACTCAAAATCACCTTCAAACTGCGCTTCAATCTTGCGCTGGAATTCACCGTCGGAATACAGGCGAGCCACTTCATACTCATCTTTAATCGCCATCATCCGGAACAACTGCCTGGCTGCCGCCAGTGTCAGTGAATGGCTATTCTCGGAGTGGGGGTCACGCTTACGCAGTGCCTGTATTTCAGCGCGATACTCGTCGGCCAGTGCCTGTCCCTGGTAGCTGACCAGTCGAGCGGCGCGATCCTCGAGTACTTCATCGAGTGTTTCGGGAAACTTCTCAGGCGCCTCGCTACGCACCAGCTGCAGTACTTTCTGGGGCTGATGGGCACAGCGGCGCCCCACAGGAACGCCTGTTTATTAAATTCAACAGCCACGCCATTGAGTTCAATGGCCTGCTCCAGGGCAGCGGCGGACACGGGCACCAGGCCCTGTTGCCAGGCAAAGCCCAACAGGAACAGATTGCTGGCAATGGAATCGCCCAGTAGCTGAGTCGCAATTTCGGTCGCGTTGATGAAGTGGCAGGCGTTGTCGCCGACTTCCGTTTCGATCTTGTCCTTCATCGAGGCGGTCGGGAACGGCGCATCCGGGTTTAACACAAAGGCAGAAGTGGCCACTTCCTTGTCGTTGACCACAGCTCGTGTACGCCCATGAGCAACCTTGCCCATGGCCTCGTAAGTAGAGGTCACGACCATATCGCAGCCTACCAGCAGGTCGGCCTCACCCGCGGGAATGCGCACCGCCTTGATCTCATCCTGGTGGTTGCTCACCCGCACATGGCTGACGACGGCGCCAAATTTCTGGGCGAGACCAGTCTGGTTCATGGTGGCACAACCCTTGCCCTCGATGTGTGCGGCCATGGCCATCAGCGCGGTAATTGTCAGCACACCAGTGCCGCCCACACCTGTCACGACCGTATTCCAGGGGCGCTCCAGTGCAGGCAGCTGGGGCTCGGGCAGGGGATCAAAGAGAACGTCAGTGCCGCTCAGGTCACCCGCCGACTTCTTCAGCTTGCCGCCCACCACGGTAACAAAACTCGGGCAGAAACCGTTGGCACAGCTGTAGTCTTTATTACAGGCGCTCTGGTCAATCTCTCGTTTGCGGCCCAGTGCTGTTTCCTTGGGCATAACAGACAGACAGTTGGATTTAATGCTGCAGTCACCGCAGCCCTCGCACACCTCGTCATTGATAAAGAGCCGCACGTTGGGGTCATCCATGATGCCCTTCTTGCGACGGCGGCGCTTCTCCGCCGCGCAGGTCTGCTGGTAGACAATCACCGAGGTGCCTTTGAATTCGCGCAGCTCTTTCTGCAGCGCGTCCATTTCATCGCGGTGATGCAGACTGAAGCCCGGCACATCGCGGAACTGGCCGCGCCACTGTTCTGGTGCGTCGCTCACCAGCGTAATGCGGCGCACGCCTTCGCCGCGCAATTGCAGTATCAGGTCACCCACACTCAGGGGGCCATCAATGGGCTGCCCACCGGTCATAGCCACTGCATCGTTGTACAGAATTTTGTAGGTAATGTTCACACCGGCGGATACCGCAGCGCGAATAGCGAGAATGCCCGAATGGAAGTAAGTGCCGTCGCCGAGGTTCTGGAACACGTGTTCAGTATCGGTAAACGGCGCCTGGCCAATCCATGTCGCACCCTCGCCGCCCATTTGCGTGAACGTGTGCGTTTCGCGGTCAGGCATCCAGGTGGCCATATAGTGACAACCAATGCCACCCAGAGCGTGGCTGCCTTCAGGCACTTTGGTTGAGGTGTTGTGCGGACAGCCGCTACAGAAGTGCGGTACGCGCTCAATGGTGTCGCGCGGTGTGGCCAGCGAGGCTTCTTTTTCCTCGATCCAGCGGATGCGCTGTTCCATGCTCTCGGAGTTGTAGAATTTGCGCACACGGCCGGCAATCGCCAGGGCTACTGTCGCCGGGGTAAGCTCACCCAGGTTTGGCAGCAGATCGCGGCCGTCTTCGTCGAATTCGCCAATCACGCGGGGGCGGGAGCCCACAGGGTAATTGTAGAGTTGGCCCGTTAACTGGTCTTCGATGATCGAGCGCTTTTCCTCGACCACAAGTATTTCTTCAAGGCCTTCGGCGAACTCATGGGTACCCTGCGGCTCGAGCGGCCAGGGCATGCCCACTTTGTAAACACGCAGGCCGATTTCCGCAGCCACGGCCTCGGTAATGCCCATATCCTCAAGCGCCTGCATAACATCCAGGTAGGCCTTACCGCTGGTGATAATGCCCAACCTGGCGTTGGGGCTATCGACCACAATCCGGTCGATACTGTTGGCACGGGCAAACGCGCGCGCCGCGTAAATCTTGTATTTGTTGAGCCGCAGTTCCTGGTCGAGGGGCTTGTCCGGCCAGCGGCCGTGGACACCGTCTTCCGGCAGGTCAAAGTCCTCCGGCACGACAATCTGAATACGCCCGGGATCGACATCGGCGGAAATCGCCGAATCCATGTTTTCGGTAATGGCCTTGAGTGCCACCCAGCAACCCGAGTAGCGCGACAGTTCCCAACCCATAACGCCAAGATCGAGCACTTCCTGCACATTGGCAGGTGCCAGTACAGGCACAGAAGCGCCCATAAACATGTGCTCAGACTGGTGAGGCAAGGTTGAGGACTTACAGGCGTGGTCATCACCGGCAACGGCCAGTACACCGCCATAGCGCGAGGTGCCAAAGGCATTGGCGTGCTTGATCACGTCCATGGACCGGTCGACGCCAGGGCCTTTGCCATACCACATGCCAAACACGCCATCGTACTTGGCGCCCTGAAAAAGGTTGGTCTGCTGGCTACCCCACACGGCGGTAGCGGCGAGGTCTTCGTTAATACCTGCCTGGAAGTGAATATTGTGCTCGGCAAGGAACGGCCGTGCCTTCCACATCGCCTGGTCGACGTTACCCAGCGGGGAACCCCGGTAGCCCGAGATGAATGCCGCTGTGTTCAACCCGCGCGCCACATCCCGCTGGTGCTGCAGCATCGGCAGGCGCACTAACGCCTCAATGCCTGTCATATAAGCACGCGTTGCATCCAGTGCATATTTGTCGTCCAGAGAGACTTTACGGAACTGAGCGGATCCCATTGCTATCACCATGCCGGCCATGCTTATTAGTGCCGATATTCTGAGCGATTCCAGCGGGAATTATTATTTGATTTACGCACGTTTTAAGACAAAATATGCATAAATTATCTATTTGAAAATACATAAGAGAATAATATGACCGAATCACTGGCCAAACAGGACGTAGAAATCCTGAAAATACTCCAGCGGGACGCCACGACAAGCACCGCCGCCATCGCCGAGCGCATCAACCTGTCTCAATCACCCTGCTGGCGCCGCATCAATCGCCTTGAGGAAGACGGCCTGATCAAGCGACGCGTGGCCCTGCTCGACCGGGCCGCCCTGGGAATGGACGTGGTAGTATTCGCCACCATTAACCTCACCTCTACCGGGCGCCAGAACCTGATCGAGTTCGAACAGGCCATTGTGGGCCACCCGGAAGTCACCGAGTGTTACACCATGACCGGGATATGGGACTATATGCTGAAGATCGTCACTCGCGACATTCGCCATTACGAGGAATTCGTGCGTAACACACTCACCGCCAGCCCCTCCATACGCGAGCTGCACTCGCATATGGCGGTTACCGAAATCAAGAACACCACCGAACTACCACTGGATACCCAACTGTAAATGGTCACCCTGCAAACGAAGCTGCCCAAGGTCGGCACCACCATTTTTACCCGCATGTCGGCCATGGCCGCAGAGCACAATGCCATCAATCTCTCCCAGGGCTTCCCGGACTTCGAGGCTCCGCTGGGGCTGCGCGAGGCGCTCGCCAGGGCCACCATGGAGGGCCACAACCAGTACGCACCCATGGCCGGCCTGCCCGCGCTGCGCGAACAACTGGCACATCAGTTGCAACTTACCCGGGGCGTTTCCGTAAACCCCGACACTGAAATTACCGTGGTACCAGGAGCCACCGAGGGCATTTACTGCGCCGTGATGGCCTGCGTGAAACCCGGCGATGAAGTAATTGTGCTCGACCCCTGCTACGACAGCTACGAACCTTCTATCGAACTGGCCGGAGGCGTGGCTATCCACGTGCCGCTGGGCAACGATGGTTTCTCGCCAGACTGGCAGAAAATTCGCGACGCCGTTACCCCGCGCACCCGCATGATCATGGTCAACACACCGCACAATCCAACGGGCAGCACATTTACCCCTGCAGACATGGACGAGTTGCAGGCGCTGGCGGAGGAGCATGACCTGCTGGTCAGTAGCGACGAAGTCTACGAGCACCTGATTTACGATGGCAGGCAGCACTGCTCCGTTTTGCAATGGGAAGGCCTGCGCCAACGCAGCTTCGCCCACTATTCCTTTGGCAAGACATTCAGCGTCACGGGCTGGAAGACCGGCTATTGCGTGGCGCCGCCTGCACTCACCGCAGAGATGCGCAAAGTGCATCAATTCGTGGCGTTCGTGGCGGTAACCCCCGTCCAACAGGCCATCGCAGACTTCCTCGCGGCGGAACCAGGCTACCCGCAGACCCTCGCCAGCTTCTACCAGGCGAAACGCGATCTGTTCTACAATGCCCTGGCAGATTCGCGCTTCAAGATCACCCCCAGCGGAGGCACCTATTTCCAGCTGCTGGACTACAGCGCCATTACTGATACGCCGGATTATGAGTTGTGCGAACAGTGGACGCGCGACGTAGGTGTCGCCTCCATCCCCATATCCATTTTTTCCGAGCAGCCGCAGGCGCAACACTATCTGCGATTCTGCTTTGCCAAGTCCGACGAGGTACTGCTGCAGGCAGCGGAGATTCTATGCAAGATTTAAACGTCACTCTGGTTCAGCGGCCACTGGCCTGGGAGTCACCCGAAGACAATCGCCGGCAAATCGCCAAGTCGATCGCCGAACATGCCGCCCAGTCAGACCTGATCGTACTGCCAGAAATGTTCACCACCGGTTTTTCAATGAATGCCCTGGCCAATGCCGAGGCACCCGGCGGCGCCACCGAACAATGGATGCAGGCGCTGGCCCAACAATACGATTGCGCCATTACCGGCAGCGTCGCGATTGCGCCGGTTACCGAGGCGGAACAGACAACGGTCTACAACCGCATGCTGTTCGTCACACCAGATAACTGCCATCACTACGACAAGCGCCACCTATTCCGCATGGCGGGAGAGCACAAACGCTATGGCGAGGGCAAGGAACGCGTTGTGGTCGCCTGGCGCGGATGGCGCATTCTCCTCCAGGTGTGTTACGACCTGCGCTTCCCGGTGTTCGCCCGCAATCAGGGGGACTACGACATGGCACTGTTTGTCGCCAATTGGCCGGACACTCGCGCCCTGCACTGGCGATCACTGCTGGTTGGCCGCGCCATTGAAAACCAGGCCTGTGTGGTCGGGGTCAATCGTATTGGCAACGACGCCAATAATCTGAGCTACAGTGGAGACAGTCTCGCCGTGAAAGCAGACGGCACACTCGCTATCGATATGGCGGGTGCCGAAGACGTTCGCACCGCCACATTCTCAGGCGAGGAACTGGCTGAGTACCGCAAGCGTTTTCCCTTTGCCGCGGATGCAGATGAGTTTAAGCTGATGTAAGTGAACGGAATTCAACCGGGGGAGTCGAATGAATATCGACAACGAAGGCACGGAGCAACCCATGCAAGCGGACCAGGAGGATCGTCCCTACGACGAATTCGAATCATCCAGCAGTGGACCACCCCTACTCTCCATTGTTATCGGCATTATCCTGATAGCGCTGATTGGCGCCTGG
This window harbors:
- a CDS encoding DUF885 domain-containing protein, with the translated sequence MRALIAAVAVSLVGQTAVLAASPKPPPLNNWLDQAYEQELQASPMTLTAYGSKEKYDQVDDWSVAAQEQETATLVDSAARMAQLYDYDALTPQEQVSFDFWTFRADSDAAQLPFLYHGYVFDQFRALHTYPVRFLLNYHRVDSDADMVAYIERVKGLAGALGQGLVRAQKAASMGIRPPRFAYETVITESRGVISGKPFAAEGEESVVWADGVAKIAALHDAGTIDARRKDALTEALAQALREDFQPAYEALIAWHEGDIENTSASPKGVHSLPDGDAYYAERLAFYTHSDMSAEEVHQLGLTEVARIQAEMATIMREVGFKGSLQDFFAYVRDDERFYYPDTDAGRAAYIVDVKRLLLELEPKLPEYFGILPTSPLEVKRVEPYREQDGAAQFYQVGTADGSRPGIYYIHLSDMTAYNKTDLETTAYHEGSPGHHMQLSIAKELTGIPQFRNNVGYSAYWEGWALYSEYLALEMGAFQDPYNNFGRLVAEIWRAIRLVVDTGLHAKAWSEEQAVDYMLNNSAIPESAVRSEIQRYLVAPGQATSYKAGMLKIQALRADAECRLGEQFDIREFHDTVLGGGAVPLPVLEQMVSNWVEGKREEQ
- a CDS encoding Glu/Leu/Phe/Val family dehydrogenase, with protein sequence MSIFSAPAFDSHELVTFGRDEATGLRAIIAVHSTTLGPAVGGCRMFPYVSEDDALHDVLRLSRGMTYKSALAGLPFGGGKSVIIGDSRKDKTPELIRAMGDFVHSQGGRYVAAEDSGTGVADIRLMAERTPHVSGMDDNEFGGDPSPSTAWGVFISIRAAVRHRLGQSDTRGVRVALQGLGHVGYYLAKFLVADGAEVVAADVNQANIDRAVADHGIHVVDPGSILSEEADVFAPCAMGAVLNVQSIEQLRAGIVAGAANNQLATEQDGARLMDRGILYCPDFLINAGGIIDVHHQRVGSTEAKKREHVNHIEHTLSQVLTRADESHRETNLIAETLAEDILHSARSKPLAA
- a CDS encoding DUF6537 domain-containing protein → MVSYQGQALADEYRAEIQALRKRDPHSENSHSLTLAAARQLFRMMAIKDEYEVARLYSDGEFQRKIEAQFEGDFELRFNMAPPLLAKRDPDTGDLQKQAYGPWMMKAFGLLAKLRGLRGSALDVFGYTAERKRERQDLAEFRAMLAEFAGGLDDGNYAAAVEAVDDTRRLRGYGHVKDRNRERVLAQRDVFMKRFQGDVSEETVQFVNAA
- a CDS encoding indolepyruvate ferredoxin oxidoreductase family protein, which produces MGSAQFRKVSLDDKYALDATRAYMTGIEALVRLPMLQHQRDVARGLNTAAFISGYRGSPLGNVDQAMWKARPFLAEHNIHFQAGINEDLAATAVWGSQQTNLFQGAKYDGVFGMWYGKGPGVDRSMDVIKHANAFGTSRYGGVLAVAGDDHACKSSTLPHQSEHMFMGASVPVLAPANVQEVLDLGVMGWELSRYSGCWVALKAITENMDSAISADVDPGRIQIVVPEDFDLPEDGVHGRWPDKPLDQELRLNKYKIYAARAFARANSIDRIVVDSPNARLGIITSGKAYLDVMQALEDMGITEAVAAEIGLRVYKVGMPWPLEPQGTHEFAEGLEEILVVEEKRSIIEDQLTGQLYNYPVGSRPRVIGEFDEDGRDLLPNLGELTPATVALAIAGRVRKFYNSESMEQRIRWIEEKEASLATPRDTIERVPHFCSGCPHNTSTKVPEGSHALGGIGCHYMATWMPDRETHTFTQMGGEGATWIGQAPFTDTEHVFQNLGDGTYFHSGILAIRAAVSAGVNITYKILYNDAVAMTGGQPIDGPLSVGDLILQLRGEGVRRITLVSDAPEQWRGQFRDVPGFSLHHRDEMDALQKELREFKGTSVIVYQQTCAAEKRRRRKKGIMDDPNVRLFINDEVCEGCGDCSIKSNCLSVMPKETALGRKREIDQSACNKDYSCANGFCPSFVTVVGGKLKKSAGDLSGTDVLFDPLPEPQLPALERPWNTVVTGVGGTGVLTITALMAMAAHIEGKGCATMNQTGLAQKFGAVVSHVRVSNHQDEIKAVRIPAGEADLLVGCDMVVTSTYEAMGKVAHGRTRAVVNDKEVATSAFVLNPDAPFPTASMKDKIETEVGDNACHFINATEIATQLLGDSIASNLFLLGFAWQQGLVPVSAAALEQAIELNGVAVEFNKQAFLWGAAVPISPRKYCSWCVARRLRSFPKHSMKYSRIAPLDWSATRDRHWPTSIALKYRHCVSVTPTPRIAIH
- a CDS encoding Lrp/AsnC family transcriptional regulator, encoding MTESLAKQDVEILKILQRDATTSTAAIAERINLSQSPCWRRINRLEEDGLIKRRVALLDRAALGMDVVVFATINLTSTGRQNLIEFEQAIVGHPEVTECYTMTGIWDYMLKIVTRDIRHYEEFVRNTLTASPSIRELHSHMAVTEIKNTTELPLDTQL
- a CDS encoding methionine aminotransferase, which translates into the protein MVTLQTKLPKVGTTIFTRMSAMAAEHNAINLSQGFPDFEAPLGLREALARATMEGHNQYAPMAGLPALREQLAHQLQLTRGVSVNPDTEITVVPGATEGIYCAVMACVKPGDEVIVLDPCYDSYEPSIELAGGVAIHVPLGNDGFSPDWQKIRDAVTPRTRMIMVNTPHNPTGSTFTPADMDELQALAEEHDLLVSSDEVYEHLIYDGRQHCSVLQWEGLRQRSFAHYSFGKTFSVTGWKTGYCVAPPALTAEMRKVHQFVAFVAVTPVQQAIADFLAAEPGYPQTLASFYQAKRDLFYNALADSRFKITPSGGTYFQLLDYSAITDTPDYELCEQWTRDVGVASIPISIFSEQPQAQHYLRFCFAKSDEVLLQAAEILCKI
- a CDS encoding amidohydrolase, which encodes MQDLNVTLVQRPLAWESPEDNRRQIAKSIAEHAAQSDLIVLPEMFTTGFSMNALANAEAPGGATEQWMQALAQQYDCAITGSVAIAPVTEAEQTTVYNRMLFVTPDNCHHYDKRHLFRMAGEHKRYGEGKERVVVAWRGWRILLQVCYDLRFPVFARNQGDYDMALFVANWPDTRALHWRSLLVGRAIENQACVVGVNRIGNDANNLSYSGDSLAVKADGTLAIDMAGAEDVRTATFSGEELAEYRKRFPFAADADEFKLM